A genome region from Hymenobacter tibetensis includes the following:
- a CDS encoding DNA repair ATPase, which translates to MEAQATQLETGTYEILRNRLQKSSADLRQRLDALNTERKQVFGAVDTRLLGTGRITTDNNCVPWDMVPVGRRFLFGYNVVLGLKAEPDLADVFGVYEYAEHDFRPQGLELLQTPQFLEEFRNLYRYYKNTQFVKFAQIGTHLFMVFRIGKSATDVKTFKWLLQGDTLTYLDNRSDHEYTFPPQHEFQWKRATRDMQRGGKHPHVSIEDKVFVETIGGDLTIKVEDNTATGQGILSEPVDNKDQTLDDSEIYYAVIGNLILLKIRPYQEQQYRYFIFNHRLQQAQRLDALADACVLLPDGQGLIFPHGFYLQTGDNKLFDNGLRDMLFEKRLASPNGEDFLYVFYNRESGAYLLLSYNRIAQRVDNPIVCHGYALFENGELCYFRADDEPKKHHAVQIWQTPYTGPDFQLPVTSDSYLYKLGNKEIVRAMSEVQEVLTLTGKDDSYAGLYLDLIRQTTALTDSYHWLREPAAQALAEPLTEIRQTASAAVAEFEKVQSIRKNTSQQTQTVFQKADDLASRIRRAAPDTVTEFVQLLGELRAVRGEVISLKELRYVEAPAVEAHAATLETLSKEVATHTVEFLLKPDALAPYATRVQTIEEGVAQVQKTVEADQREQETAAIAQELELLIEVVSNLPIPDPTQTTAIIDNISAVYARFNQIRAALKRRRQALAGTEAQAEFTAQLKLLDQALTNYLDLADAPAKCDEYLTKLMVQLEELEGKFPDFDQFLSQLATKREQVYEAFESKKVALVAARNQRATALLQSAERLLKAVQTRLGRLESVADINGYFAADLMVEKVRGTMEELRKLGDAVKADDVQSRLKTLREDAVRQLRDRADLYADGGQTLKFGSHAFTVNTQPLDLTVVLRDGDLHYHLTGTNFFQKITDPALLSARPVWEQTVVSENEEVYRAEFLAWRLLQAAQHPTPANPEVGRAAVLSVAELSHLSQPELLAYVQQFMASRYAEGYLKGVHDHDATLLLTALVRLTRTADLLRYPAETRAAASLFWLRFCHPDQRAHWERQLQGIGVLLQVFPDSQEFDTLKTELQTAVEAFAQQTSLFTPDQVAEAGDYLFHELTHTGSFIIAAEAAELYQQFQKSLQERQATELFQQSVAGLRDQPAAQLALVRQWLQAYLRQAPAAGSLTDFCLETAVLLVTDTYDPARVVHTPLRETLAGFQGAHPCISTPDTPNTPDGKAAAPTYHLDFPNFRRRLLHYDRTTVPQFEAFQETKKQLLAQATQELRLEDFRPRVLTSFVRNQLIDKVYLPLIGANLAKQIGAAGEGKRTDLMGLLLLISPPGYGKTTLMEYVANRLGLIFMKINGPAIGHAVTSVDPAQAPNAGARQELEKLNLAFEMGDNVMIYVDDIQHCHPEFLQKFISLCDAQRKIEGVYQGRTRTYDFRGRKVAVVMAGNPYTESGDVFQLPDMLANRADIYNLGDILTAGSEEAFRLSYLENALTSNTALARLATQSPQDVPALIRLAETGQSEGVSFEGNHTPEELNEYVAVLQKLLRLRDVVARVNAAYIASAAQADAYRTEPPFKLQGSYRNMNKLAEKVRPVMNDQEITDLLAAHYESEAQTLTSATEANLLKLRELLGWLTPTEEARWQEIKATFRDNLRNSGAGQLLQMLDKLESIAGGLSGIREVLKGT; encoded by the coding sequence ATGGAAGCTCAAGCTACCCAACTCGAAACCGGCACCTACGAAATCCTGCGCAACCGCTTGCAGAAAAGCAGTGCGGACCTGCGCCAGCGGCTGGATGCGCTGAATACTGAGCGCAAGCAGGTGTTTGGGGCCGTGGATACACGCCTGCTTGGTACGGGCCGCATCACCACCGACAACAACTGCGTGCCGTGGGACATGGTGCCGGTGGGGCGCCGCTTCTTGTTTGGGTATAACGTGGTATTGGGGCTGAAGGCGGAGCCGGATTTAGCCGATGTGTTCGGAGTGTACGAGTATGCCGAGCACGATTTCCGGCCGCAGGGACTGGAGCTGTTGCAGACCCCGCAGTTTCTGGAGGAGTTTCGCAACCTGTACCGCTACTACAAGAACACACAGTTCGTAAAGTTTGCGCAGATCGGGACGCACCTGTTCATGGTGTTCCGCATCGGCAAGAGTGCTACCGACGTGAAGACGTTTAAGTGGCTGCTGCAGGGCGATACGCTCACCTACCTCGACAACCGCTCCGACCACGAGTACACTTTCCCGCCGCAGCACGAGTTTCAGTGGAAGCGCGCCACCCGGGACATGCAGCGCGGCGGCAAGCACCCCCACGTCAGCATCGAGGACAAGGTGTTTGTGGAAACCATCGGCGGTGACCTGACCATCAAGGTGGAAGACAATACCGCCACTGGGCAGGGCATCTTGAGCGAGCCAGTCGACAACAAAGACCAGACGCTGGACGACTCGGAAATCTATTACGCGGTTATTGGCAACCTGATTCTGCTCAAGATTCGGCCGTACCAGGAGCAGCAGTACCGCTACTTCATCTTCAACCACCGGCTGCAACAGGCGCAGCGGCTCGATGCCTTGGCCGATGCCTGCGTGCTGCTGCCTGACGGGCAAGGGCTGATTTTCCCGCACGGCTTCTACCTGCAAACCGGCGACAATAAGCTGTTCGACAACGGCTTGCGCGACATGCTGTTCGAGAAGCGGCTGGCTTCGCCCAACGGAGAAGATTTCCTGTACGTGTTCTACAACCGGGAGAGTGGCGCTTACTTGCTGCTGAGCTACAACCGCATTGCCCAGCGCGTCGATAACCCGATTGTGTGCCACGGCTACGCGCTGTTCGAGAACGGGGAGCTGTGCTACTTCCGCGCCGACGATGAGCCCAAGAAGCACCACGCCGTCCAAATCTGGCAGACGCCCTACACCGGCCCCGACTTCCAGCTACCCGTCACCTCCGATTCGTACCTCTACAAGCTGGGCAACAAAGAGATAGTGCGGGCCATGAGTGAGGTGCAGGAAGTCTTGACCCTCACCGGCAAAGACGACAGTTACGCCGGCCTCTACCTCGACCTGATCCGCCAAACCACGGCCCTTACCGACTCCTACCACTGGCTGCGCGAACCCGCTGCTCAAGCCCTGGCCGAGCCACTGACGGAAATCCGGCAGACGGCTTCGGCGGCGGTGGCCGAGTTCGAGAAAGTGCAGAGCATCCGCAAAAACACCAGCCAGCAAACCCAAACCGTCTTTCAAAAAGCCGACGACCTAGCCAGCCGCATCCGTCGTGCCGCGCCCGATACTGTAACGGAGTTTGTGCAATTGCTTGGTGAGCTGCGGGCCGTGCGGGGCGAGGTGATTTCGTTGAAAGAGCTGCGCTACGTGGAAGCGCCCGCCGTGGAAGCTCACGCCGCCACCCTTGAAACGCTGAGCAAGGAGGTAGCTACTCACACCGTGGAGTTCCTGCTAAAACCCGACGCGCTAGCGCCCTATGCCACCCGCGTGCAGACCATCGAAGAAGGCGTGGCGCAGGTGCAGAAAACCGTGGAAGCCGACCAACGCGAACAGGAAACAGCAGCTATTGCCCAAGAGCTGGAGCTGCTCATTGAGGTAGTCAGCAACCTGCCCATCCCGGACCCCACCCAAACCACAGCCATCATCGACAATATCTCGGCGGTGTACGCGCGCTTCAACCAGATTCGGGCGGCGCTGAAGCGGCGGCGGCAGGCGCTGGCGGGCACCGAGGCGCAGGCCGAATTCACGGCCCAACTCAAACTGCTCGACCAAGCCCTTACCAACTACCTCGACCTGGCCGACGCGCCCGCTAAGTGTGATGAGTACCTGACCAAGCTCATGGTGCAACTGGAAGAGCTGGAAGGCAAGTTTCCCGACTTCGACCAGTTCCTGAGCCAGTTGGCAACTAAGCGCGAGCAAGTGTACGAGGCTTTCGAGAGCAAGAAAGTGGCCTTGGTGGCAGCTCGTAACCAGCGCGCTACAGCCTTGCTGCAAAGCGCCGAGCGGCTACTAAAAGCTGTGCAAACTCGCCTCGGTCGTCTAGAATCAGTAGCCGACATCAACGGCTATTTCGCTGCCGACTTGATGGTGGAGAAAGTGCGCGGCACCATGGAAGAGCTGCGCAAACTTGGTGACGCCGTGAAGGCCGACGATGTGCAGTCGCGTCTGAAAACGCTGCGCGAAGATGCCGTGCGCCAGCTCCGCGACCGGGCCGACCTCTACGCCGACGGCGGCCAAACGCTGAAGTTCGGTTCCCACGCCTTCACCGTGAACACCCAGCCGCTGGACCTGACGGTGGTACTTCGCGACGGCGACCTGCACTACCACCTTACCGGGACCAACTTCTTCCAGAAGATAACCGACCCCGCGCTGCTCTCGGCTCGCCCGGTGTGGGAGCAAACCGTGGTATCGGAAAACGAAGAAGTGTACCGGGCCGAGTTTCTGGCCTGGCGCCTGCTGCAAGCCGCGCAGCACCCCACGCCCGCCAACCCCGAAGTAGGACGCGCCGCCGTGCTGTCCGTAGCCGAACTCTCGCACCTCAGCCAGCCGGAGCTGCTAGCCTATGTGCAGCAGTTTATGGCCTCGCGCTACGCCGAGGGCTACCTCAAAGGCGTGCACGACCACGACGCCACCCTGCTGCTTACGGCTCTGGTGCGCCTCACCCGCACCGCCGACTTGCTGCGCTATCCGGCCGAGACCCGCGCCGCGGCCAGCCTGTTCTGGCTCCGCTTTTGCCACCCCGACCAGCGCGCCCATTGGGAGCGGCAGCTGCAGGGCATTGGCGTGCTGTTGCAAGTCTTTCCTGATTCGCAGGAGTTCGACACCCTGAAAACCGAACTACAAACGGCTGTTGAAGCCTTCGCGCAGCAAACCAGCCTCTTCACGCCCGACCAAGTGGCCGAAGCTGGTGACTACCTGTTTCATGAGCTGACGCACACGGGCAGCTTCATCATTGCCGCCGAAGCCGCTGAGCTGTACCAGCAGTTTCAGAAGTCGTTGCAGGAGCGGCAGGCGACGGAGTTGTTTCAGCAGTCGGTAGCAGGTCTGCGCGACCAGCCGGCGGCGCAGCTGGCTTTGGTGCGGCAGTGGCTACAGGCGTATTTGCGTCAGGCACCCGCAGCTGGTTCGCTAACTGATTTCTGTCTCGAAACCGCCGTGCTGCTGGTCACCGACACCTACGACCCGGCCCGCGTGGTGCACACGCCCCTGCGCGAAACGTTGGCTGGCTTCCAGGGCGCCCACCCGTGCATCAGCACCCCCGACACGCCTAACACCCCAGACGGTAAGGCGGCCGCTCCCACCTACCACCTCGACTTCCCCAATTTCCGCCGCCGCCTGCTACACTACGACCGTACCACGGTGCCGCAGTTCGAAGCGTTTCAGGAAACCAAGAAGCAGTTGCTCGCGCAGGCCACCCAAGAGCTGCGGCTTGAAGACTTCCGCCCCCGCGTGCTGACTTCGTTTGTGCGCAATCAGCTCATTGACAAGGTATACTTGCCTCTTATCGGCGCCAACCTGGCCAAGCAGATTGGCGCGGCCGGAGAAGGCAAGCGCACCGACCTGATGGGCTTGCTGCTCCTGATTTCGCCCCCGGGCTACGGCAAAACCACCCTCATGGAGTACGTGGCCAACCGCCTCGGCCTTATCTTCATGAAGATCAACGGTCCGGCCATTGGGCACGCCGTAACTAGTGTGGACCCGGCGCAGGCACCGAACGCCGGGGCGCGGCAGGAGCTGGAAAAGCTGAACCTAGCCTTCGAAATGGGCGACAACGTGATGATTTACGTCGACGACATCCAGCACTGCCACCCCGAGTTTCTGCAGAAGTTTATTTCGCTCTGCGACGCGCAGCGCAAGATCGAGGGCGTGTATCAGGGCCGCACCCGCACCTACGATTTCCGAGGCCGCAAGGTAGCCGTGGTAATGGCTGGCAACCCCTACACCGAAAGCGGCGACGTGTTCCAACTGCCCGACATGCTAGCCAACCGCGCCGACATCTACAACCTCGGCGACATTCTCACGGCCGGCTCCGAAGAAGCTTTCCGCCTCTCCTATCTCGAAAACGCCCTCACCAGCAACACTGCCCTAGCCCGCCTCGCTACCCAAAGCCCCCAAGACGTGCCTGCTCTCATCCGCCTCGCCGAAACCGGCCAGTCGGAGGGCGTCTCTTTCGAGGGCAACCACACGCCCGAGGAGCTGAACGAGTACGTGGCGGTGCTACAAAAGCTGCTGCGCCTGCGCGACGTGGTAGCCCGTGTAAATGCCGCCTACATTGCCAGCGCCGCCCAAGCCGACGCCTACCGCACCGAGCCGCCGTTCAAGCTGCAGGGCTCGTACCGCAACATGAACAAGCTGGCCGAAAAAGTCCGCCCCGTGATGAACGATCAGGAAATAACCGACCTGCTGGCCGCCCACTACGAGAGCGAAGCCCAAACCCTAACCAGCGCCACCGAAGCCAACTTGCTTAAGCTCCGCGAGCTGCTCGGCTGGCTCACCCCCACCGAGGAGGCCCGCTGGCAGGAAATCAAAGCCACCTTCCGCGACAACCTGCGCAACTCCGGCGCTGGCCAGCTTCTGCAAATGCTCGACAAGCTGGAAAGTATTGCCGGTGGCTTGAGCGGAATCCGAGAGGTGTTGAAGGGTACTTGA
- a CDS encoding Eco57I restriction-modification methylase domain-containing protein: MFQPLSKEQARLEMARLVENFTYQLPDFKRGKSNETEVRVHYINPFFKALGWDVNNDNGASPAYCEVVHEARVKIGKASKAPDYLFRLPGGQNLFFLEAKKPSVNIKGDVQPAYQVRRYGWNAKMALSLLTDFEELAVYDCSIQPGPKDKSSKARLHYFTFDQYAAQFDFLWDNFSRESVYRGNLDRFVASGSGRRGKETVDRAFLDTLEQMRAALAQGLAARNSKLDAEQMRFLVQMLLDRIIFLRIAEDRGVEPEDDLKKLASIKAKDGIYLSLLDRFRAAAARYNSGLFDLDKDTLSAEVRLDNTTLKPLLDGLYYPESPYEFSVIGAEILGSAYERFLGKVIQLQPDRTVIIEEKPEVRKAGGVFYTPAYIVEYIVKNTVGKLCEGSSPQQIAKLRIVDPACGSGSFLLGAYQFLLDWHLAYYQTHPTAALPPTLAPAGGPKKAGKPARPTGSGKALTPDGHLTTAVKKTILLNNLYGVDLDEQAVEVTKLSLLLKCLEGETSASMQQSLGLERVLPTIDQNIRVGNSLVDVDFYDQELNFGTERAVKPFSWRDEFAEVFQQGGFDAVIGNPPYLGGREWKEENGNQYDYFTERYAVAETQFDMYVLFWERGISLAKKEGYIGYITPNTWLNNKTTLKLRSFILNNTVIEQIIDYSSVKVFDQATVLPVIALLKNNNPSSLASTTIIRPDKTGELITLRNIRQTTWNDAGLKVININLEEGDNELKDKIASDTKSVQELAEVKFGIKIYETGKGKPAQVPEAAKNHIFESNSKINSSYRHYLEGKDIHPFFINWKNKWLSYGSHLAAPRDPKLFEGERILVRRIVGERLIASYTNDDFVTSQLLQIIKPHSIDSKYLLGIISSTLIAYYFKKKYNRLDKVFPEIRIYELANLPVKITPDQHRHDAIVTLAEQLLTLHPQLRAARLATEQSQLQARIRRLDQRLDHLVYLLYGLSYTEAQIIEPAIAQRLTEAQYAVWPSN, translated from the coding sequence ATGTTTCAACCACTATCTAAAGAACAGGCTCGTCTCGAAATGGCTCGCCTAGTTGAGAACTTTACTTACCAGCTGCCCGATTTCAAGCGCGGCAAATCCAACGAAACCGAAGTTCGCGTCCACTACATTAACCCCTTTTTTAAAGCCTTGGGCTGGGATGTCAACAACGACAACGGCGCTTCTCCTGCATACTGCGAAGTCGTCCATGAAGCCCGTGTCAAAATAGGCAAAGCCAGCAAAGCTCCCGACTATTTGTTCCGGCTGCCAGGCGGTCAGAACCTGTTTTTCCTCGAAGCCAAAAAGCCCAGCGTCAATATTAAAGGCGACGTACAGCCCGCCTACCAAGTGCGCAGATATGGCTGGAACGCTAAAATGGCCTTGAGCCTACTCACAGATTTCGAGGAGCTGGCAGTCTATGACTGCTCCATCCAGCCTGGTCCCAAAGACAAATCCTCCAAAGCTCGCCTGCACTACTTTACTTTCGATCAGTACGCAGCCCAGTTCGACTTCCTGTGGGACAATTTCTCCCGCGAAAGTGTGTACCGCGGCAATCTTGATAGGTTTGTAGCCAGCGGCTCCGGCCGGCGCGGCAAGGAAACTGTTGACCGTGCCTTTCTCGATACTCTGGAGCAGATGCGCGCCGCCCTCGCCCAAGGTCTCGCCGCTCGCAACAGCAAGCTCGACGCTGAACAGATGCGCTTTCTGGTACAGATGCTCCTGGACCGCATCATCTTTCTGCGCATTGCCGAAGACCGGGGCGTTGAGCCCGAAGACGACCTCAAAAAACTGGCCTCCATCAAGGCCAAAGATGGTATTTACCTCTCCCTGCTCGATAGATTCCGGGCTGCTGCTGCCCGTTACAACTCCGGCCTCTTCGACCTCGACAAAGATACCCTCTCCGCCGAAGTCCGCCTCGACAACACCACACTCAAACCCCTGCTCGACGGTCTATATTACCCCGAGTCGCCATATGAATTCTCCGTTATCGGGGCCGAAATCCTGGGCTCTGCCTACGAACGCTTCCTGGGCAAAGTTATCCAGCTCCAGCCCGACCGCACGGTCATCATCGAGGAAAAGCCCGAGGTGCGCAAAGCCGGTGGCGTGTTCTATACGCCCGCCTACATCGTGGAGTACATTGTCAAAAACACCGTGGGCAAGCTATGCGAGGGCAGCAGCCCTCAGCAGATAGCCAAGCTGCGCATCGTTGACCCCGCCTGCGGCTCCGGCTCCTTCCTGCTCGGGGCCTATCAGTTTCTGCTTGACTGGCACCTGGCCTACTACCAAACCCATCCCACCGCCGCTCTGCCCCCCACCCTGGCCCCGGCTGGCGGCCCCAAAAAGGCCGGCAAGCCAGCCCGCCCCACGGGTAGCGGCAAGGCTCTTACCCCCGATGGCCACCTGACCACCGCTGTCAAAAAAACTATCCTGCTCAACAACCTCTACGGTGTCGACCTCGACGAGCAGGCTGTCGAAGTCACTAAGCTCTCGCTGCTGCTCAAGTGCCTTGAGGGCGAGACCTCGGCCAGTATGCAGCAAAGCCTCGGCCTGGAACGCGTGCTACCCACTATCGACCAGAACATCCGCGTCGGCAACTCCCTCGTGGATGTCGATTTCTACGACCAGGAGTTGAACTTCGGTACCGAACGCGCCGTCAAACCATTCAGCTGGCGCGACGAATTCGCTGAAGTATTCCAGCAAGGCGGCTTCGACGCCGTTATTGGCAACCCGCCGTATTTAGGGGGTCGGGAATGGAAAGAAGAGAATGGCAACCAATACGACTACTTCACCGAAAGATATGCAGTGGCTGAAACTCAGTTTGATATGTATGTTCTATTCTGGGAGAGAGGAATATCTTTAGCAAAAAAAGAAGGATATATTGGTTATATCACACCTAATACTTGGCTAAACAACAAGACTACGTTGAAGCTAAGATCCTTTATTTTAAATAACACTGTGATTGAGCAGATCATAGATTATTCATCTGTAAAAGTATTTGACCAAGCAACTGTACTACCAGTAATAGCACTCCTCAAAAACAATAACCCTTCATCTTTAGCTAGCACTACAATTATAAGACCTGATAAAACAGGCGAGTTAATTACGCTCCGAAATATCAGACAGACTACATGGAACGATGCTGGCCTTAAGGTTATTAATATAAATCTTGAAGAAGGTGATAACGAACTCAAGGACAAAATAGCCTCAGATACAAAGTCAGTACAGGAACTTGCTGAAGTTAAATTCGGGATTAAAATATACGAAACAGGGAAAGGCAAACCAGCGCAAGTTCCCGAAGCTGCCAAGAATCATATTTTTGAATCTAATTCAAAAATCAATTCATCGTATCGGCATTATTTAGAAGGAAAAGATATTCATCCCTTTTTCATTAATTGGAAAAACAAATGGCTAAGCTATGGCTCACATTTGGCGGCTCCGCGTGATCCAAAATTATTTGAAGGAGAAAGAATATTAGTCCGTCGAATTGTTGGCGAAAGGTTAATTGCTTCTTACACAAATGATGATTTTGTAACAAGTCAGTTACTACAAATAATCAAGCCTCACTCTATTGATTCAAAGTACCTTTTAGGTATTATTAGCTCTACACTGATAGCTTACTACTTCAAAAAGAAATATAATAGACTGGACAAAGTTTTTCCCGAAATCAGGATTTACGAACTAGCTAATCTACCTGTCAAAATCACACCTGATCAACATCGCCACGATGCCATCGTTACCCTCGCCGAGCAGCTGCTCACACTGCATCCACAGCTCCGTGCTGCCCGTCTCGCAACCGAGCAAAGCCAGCTGCAAGCCCGCATTCGCCGCCTCGATCAGCGCCTCGACCACCTTGTGTACCTGCTCTATGGTCTAAGCTACACCGAAGCTCAGATAATAGAGCCAGCAATAGCTCAGCGTCTCACCGAAGCACAATACGCCGTATGGCCATCTAATTGA
- a CDS encoding SDR family oxidoreductase — protein sequence MKEDNTLSRRQIISGLGASLAVAAVGPVVGAEAASRPAEAAAEPLKDPTTAYPKPPFKSQTQPWPGLASKMDPLPDHGEKSYKGSGRLKGRKALITGGDSGMGRAAAIAYAREGADVAINYLPAEEADAKEVVALIKAAGQKAVAIPGDLRDEAFCKKLVDDAVRQLGGLDILVSNAARQQQHQSIMDLSSEDFDATMKTNIYAPFWLIKAALPHLKPGSAIIGTTSEQATDPSADLYDYAQTKAATTSFVRSLGKQLAPKGIRVNGVAPGPIWTPLQVSGGATQEKLQKFGGDTPMKRPGQPAELAGIYVLLADPLASYATGQVYGSTGGAGMP from the coding sequence ATGAAAGAAGATAACACACTTAGCCGCCGTCAAATAATCAGTGGTTTAGGAGCCAGCCTGGCTGTGGCCGCCGTCGGTCCGGTAGTAGGTGCCGAAGCCGCTAGCCGCCCCGCCGAAGCCGCTGCCGAACCCCTGAAAGACCCGACCACTGCCTACCCTAAACCTCCATTCAAAAGCCAGACGCAGCCCTGGCCAGGCTTGGCCAGTAAGATGGACCCCTTGCCTGACCATGGCGAGAAAAGCTACAAAGGCTCGGGCCGCCTGAAAGGCCGCAAAGCCCTCATTACCGGTGGCGACTCCGGCATGGGCCGAGCCGCCGCCATTGCCTACGCCCGTGAAGGCGCCGATGTAGCCATCAATTACCTACCGGCCGAGGAAGCTGACGCCAAAGAAGTGGTAGCCCTCATCAAAGCCGCCGGCCAAAAAGCCGTAGCCATTCCCGGCGACCTGCGCGACGAAGCCTTCTGCAAGAAACTGGTGGACGATGCCGTGCGCCAACTAGGCGGCCTGGATATTTTGGTTAGCAACGCGGCGCGGCAACAGCAGCACCAGTCCATCATGGACCTGTCCAGTGAGGATTTCGACGCGACGATGAAAACCAACATCTACGCGCCGTTCTGGCTTATCAAGGCTGCCTTGCCCCACCTTAAGCCCGGCTCGGCCATCATCGGTACCACCTCCGAGCAGGCCACCGACCCCTCCGCCGACCTCTACGACTACGCCCAAACCAAGGCGGCCACCACCAGCTTTGTCCGGTCGTTGGGCAAGCAGCTTGCGCCGAAAGGCATCCGCGTGAACGGTGTAGCGCCCGGCCCCATCTGGACGCCCTTGCAAGTGAGCGGCGGTGCCACCCAAGAGAAGCTGCAGAAGTTCGGCGGCGATACTCCTATGAAGCGCCCCGGCCAGCCCGCCGAACTAGCTGGTATTTATGTGCTGCTCGCCGACCCGCTGGCCAGCTACGCTACTGGGCAGGTATATGGTTCCACTGGCGGCGCAGGCATGCCGTAG
- a CDS encoding serine hydrolase → MKPKSLVLLLLFLPQLLQAQKAALPDSDLTTLIDSAGIPGLSVAVINQKGVVWSKGVGVREAGKPERVDENTVFSAASLSKPLFAYLVLKLADEGKINLDKPLYQYVPFRAIEHDERHKRITARMVLSHQTGLPNWRSGQLNFLFDPGTRFGYSGEGFVYLQGVVTTITGKELDELAQQYVFRPLGMSRSSYRWQPAFEANHATPHNRFGQPTALSRYNESNAAFSLMTTATDYGRFIVALLTGQGLKPATAQAIFRPLSTPKRTLDDTLQASPTIRWGVGIGLAQQAGNEGFWHWGDNGDFRCFVYVSRARKEGVVYFTNCRNGLSIVSDVPARTLGLPVRDIADFVYYEPYRSPFVQVSRTLLKQGAVASAKPFLATKPGGSTRRSTAQLSEEDLLRMADELSNTPQIAQAVELLELGSTYYPQSADMMKASAFAHLKQNDRPKAKAALSRYVVMKPDDQAARNILTQLTEPTKGNVTLRLPGFPAARLITLAGSFNNWQPLHTLFLREGNEWRCTLQLPKGTYQYKIVVDGNWQTDPANPNTQDDGKGNTNSVMTVANK, encoded by the coding sequence ATGAAACCGAAATCCCTTGTCCTCCTGCTACTTTTCCTGCCTCAACTCCTGCAAGCACAAAAAGCGGCGTTGCCCGATTCAGACCTGACAACTCTCATTGACAGTGCCGGGATACCAGGTTTGTCGGTGGCCGTTATCAACCAAAAAGGAGTGGTCTGGTCCAAGGGCGTCGGGGTGCGGGAAGCTGGAAAACCGGAGCGCGTTGATGAGAATACTGTTTTCTCGGCGGCCTCGCTCAGCAAGCCCCTGTTTGCTTATTTGGTGCTGAAGCTGGCCGACGAAGGTAAAATCAATCTTGATAAGCCCCTGTATCAGTACGTACCATTCCGGGCCATCGAGCACGACGAACGGCACAAACGCATTACGGCTCGAATGGTGCTGAGCCACCAGACGGGATTGCCGAACTGGCGCAGCGGACAACTCAACTTCCTCTTCGACCCTGGCACCCGGTTTGGCTACTCGGGCGAAGGCTTCGTGTACTTGCAGGGCGTGGTGACAACCATCACGGGCAAAGAGCTGGACGAGCTGGCGCAGCAATACGTGTTTCGGCCCTTGGGCATGAGCCGCAGCAGCTACCGCTGGCAACCGGCGTTTGAGGCCAACCACGCCACGCCGCACAACCGTTTCGGCCAACCAACAGCCCTCAGTCGGTACAACGAATCCAACGCGGCCTTTTCGCTCATGACGACTGCCACCGACTACGGACGGTTTATAGTCGCCCTGCTCACCGGCCAAGGCCTGAAACCCGCCACTGCGCAGGCCATCTTTCGTCCTCTATCTACTCCCAAACGCACCCTCGACGACACCCTTCAGGCCTCGCCCACCATCCGGTGGGGGGTGGGCATTGGGCTGGCACAACAAGCTGGCAACGAGGGGTTCTGGCACTGGGGCGACAACGGCGACTTTCGCTGCTTTGTCTACGTGTCGCGGGCCCGCAAAGAGGGCGTAGTGTACTTCACCAACTGCCGCAATGGCCTAAGCATCGTATCGGACGTACCGGCCCGCACGCTGGGGCTGCCAGTGCGCGATATAGCGGACTTCGTTTACTACGAGCCCTACCGAAGCCCGTTCGTTCAGGTTAGCCGCACTCTTCTGAAACAGGGCGCTGTGGCCTCCGCGAAGCCTTTTTTAGCTACCAAGCCGGGCGGCAGTACCCGGCGCAGCACGGCACAGCTGTCGGAAGAAGATCTGCTCCGAATGGCTGATGAGCTAAGCAATACCCCACAAATTGCCCAGGCAGTTGAGCTGCTGGAACTAGGCAGCACGTACTACCCGCAGTCGGCTGATATGATGAAAGCCTCCGCCTTCGCGCACTTGAAACAGAACGACCGTCCGAAGGCCAAAGCAGCGTTAAGCCGCTACGTAGTGATGAAACCCGACGACCAAGCTGCCCGAAACATCTTAACCCAACTTACCGAACCTACCAAAGGCAACGTAACGCTCCGGCTGCCCGGCTTCCCAGCGGCCCGCCTGATTACACTGGCTGGCAGCTTCAACAACTGGCAACCCCTGCATACCCTGTTTCTGAGAGAAGGCAACGAGTGGCGCTGCACCTTGCAGCTGCCCAAAGGCACCTACCAGTACAAGATTGTGGTGGATGGCAACTGGCAAACTGACCCCGCCAACCCCAACACCCAAGACGACGGCAAGGGAAATACCAACTCCGTTATGACGGTAGCCAATAAATAA
- a CDS encoding pyridoxamine 5'-phosphate oxidase family protein produces the protein MGKQYPAISAEIQAFIEQQHIFFVGTAPADGRVNISPKGQDTLRVLDANRVAWLNLTGSGNETAAHLLELNCITLMWCAFEGKPNILRLYGTATVYHPRDAEWAELLPLFPPLPGSRQIVVVAVDLVQTSCGMAVPFFDYRAERDELNDYMEQRGPEQVEQYWHNRNAHSIDGKPTGI, from the coding sequence ATGGGTAAGCAATACCCCGCTATCAGCGCTGAAATTCAGGCCTTTATCGAGCAGCAGCACATCTTCTTTGTGGGCACGGCCCCCGCGGATGGGCGCGTCAATATCTCCCCCAAGGGCCAAGACACCCTGCGCGTGCTTGATGCCAACCGCGTGGCCTGGCTGAATCTGACCGGCAGCGGCAACGAAACCGCCGCTCACCTGCTAGAGCTAAACTGTATTACGCTGATGTGGTGCGCCTTTGAGGGCAAGCCCAACATCCTGCGCCTCTACGGCACCGCCACCGTATACCACCCGCGCGACGCAGAGTGGGCCGAGTTGCTGCCCCTGTTTCCTCCCCTACCCGGCTCCCGGCAGATCGTGGTGGTAGCGGTGGATCTGGTGCAAACCTCCTGTGGCATGGCAGTGCCGTTCTTCGATTATAGGGCCGAGCGCGACGAGCTAAACGACTACATGGAACAGCGCGGCCCCGAGCAGGTAGAGCAGTACTGGCACAACCGCAACGCCCACAGCATCGACGGCAAGCCCACCGGTATCTAA